One Bacillus sp. 1780r2a1 DNA segment encodes these proteins:
- a CDS encoding acyl-CoA thioesterase, with the protein MISIKEIDVRYSETDQMGVVYHANYLVWMELGRTQFIRDLGFNYAEMEQEGILSPVIDINVSYKKPLHYGETAKIQTWLDYYDGLRVVYGYEITTPDGSIALTGTSSHVCVKKENFKPISIRKQLPEWHAAYEKANKGKE; encoded by the coding sequence ATGATTTCAATAAAAGAAATTGATGTGCGTTATAGTGAAACCGATCAAATGGGCGTAGTGTATCATGCAAACTATTTAGTATGGATGGAATTAGGGCGTACGCAGTTTATTCGAGATTTAGGCTTTAATTATGCTGAGATGGAGCAAGAGGGTATTTTATCACCAGTCATTGACATTAACGTTTCCTATAAAAAGCCACTTCATTATGGAGAAACAGCTAAAATTCAAACATGGCTTGATTATTATGATGGCTTGCGCGTGGTGTATGGATATGAAATTACAACGCCGGATGGAAGTATTGCTCTAACTGGCACTTCTTCGCATGTTTGTGTAAAAAAAGAAAACTTCAAGCCAATCTCCATTCGAAAGCAGTTGCCTGAATGGCATGCAGCTTACGAAAAAGCTAATAAAGGTAAAGAGTAA
- a CDS encoding HesB/YadR/YfhF family protein, whose protein sequence is MKLNVTEQAAQWYKDEMMLEGNEHLRFFVRYGGCSNVQKGFSLGINKDQPSNIGVKTEVNGLTFFVEEEDLWYFDGHDLKVIFNEEASEPEFIYEA, encoded by the coding sequence ATGAAATTAAACGTAACAGAACAAGCTGCCCAATGGTACAAAGATGAAATGATGTTAGAAGGCAATGAACATTTACGCTTTTTCGTTCGCTACGGTGGTTGTAGTAATGTTCAAAAAGGATTTTCGCTTGGTATTAATAAAGACCAACCGTCCAATATCGGTGTAAAAACTGAAGTTAATGGTTTAACATTCTTTGTAGAAGAAGAAGATCTCTGGTATTTCGATGGTCATGACTTAAAAGTCATTTTTAATGAAGAGGCAAGTGAACCTGAATTTATTTACGAAGCATGA
- the plsY gene encoding glycerol-3-phosphate 1-O-acyltransferase PlsY encodes MDYLLPILAYIIGSIPFGLVVGKWGYGIDIREHGSGNLGGTNTFRTLGVKAGILVTLGDILKGTFAASLAVLFHSGLHPLLVGLFAVIGHTYPLFAKFKGGKAVATSAGVLLFYEPLLFLTLLACFFICLYITKYVSLSSMIAGIIAFIYTLFTGELILIIIVGFLASFVIYRHRANLGRIRQGTEPKVTFFSKKK; translated from the coding sequence ATGGATTATCTATTACCTATTCTGGCCTATATCATCGGCTCTATTCCCTTTGGACTAGTTGTTGGAAAATGGGGATACGGCATTGATATACGTGAACACGGGAGCGGAAACCTAGGAGGAACCAATACCTTTCGAACACTAGGAGTAAAAGCTGGTATCCTTGTAACGTTGGGAGACATTTTGAAAGGAACGTTTGCTGCTTCATTAGCTGTTTTATTTCATTCAGGGCTTCATCCTCTTTTAGTCGGTTTATTCGCTGTTATTGGACATACATATCCGCTATTTGCGAAGTTTAAAGGTGGCAAAGCCGTTGCCACATCCGCTGGTGTTTTATTATTTTATGAGCCTCTTTTATTTTTAACATTGCTTGCGTGCTTCTTCATTTGCTTATACATCACCAAGTATGTATCGCTATCCTCAATGATTGCAGGTATCATCGCATTTATTTATACACTATTTACAGGCGAACTAATTTTAATCATCATTGTTGGATTCTTGGCTTCTTTTGTTATCTATCGTCATCGCGCGAACCTTGGTCGAATTCGTCAAGGAACAGAACCAAAAGTTACGTTTTTCTCAAAAAAGAAGTGA
- a CDS encoding CoA-binding protein: MTVQIPPREELGKILKNSKRIAVVGLSDNPERTSYMVSEAMQKAGYEIIPVNPLVDEVLGVKSVKSLKDVKGHVDIVNVFRRSEHLLDVAKEFLEIDADVYWAQLGLINEEAYELLASKGYTVVMDRCIKVEHALTK, from the coding sequence GTGACAGTTCAAATTCCACCACGTGAAGAATTAGGAAAGATTCTAAAAAACAGCAAACGAATTGCGGTAGTAGGGTTATCAGATAATCCAGAACGAACGTCTTATATGGTTTCAGAAGCTATGCAAAAAGCTGGATATGAAATTATCCCCGTTAATCCATTAGTCGATGAAGTATTAGGCGTAAAATCGGTAAAATCATTAAAAGACGTTAAAGGACATGTTGATATTGTAAACGTGTTCAGAAGATCTGAGCATTTATTAGATGTCGCAAAAGAGTTCTTAGAAATTGATGCGGATGTTTATTGGGCTCAGCTAGGATTAATAAATGAAGAAGCATACGAGCTTCTAGCAAGTAAAGGCTATACGGTTGTCATGGATCGTTGTATTAAAGTAGAACATGCGCTAACGAAATAA
- the parE gene encoding DNA topoisomerase IV subunit B → MAQKQKFNYNEDAIQVLEGLDAVRKRPGMYIGSTDTRGLHHLVYEIVDNSVDEALAGYGEEIIVTIHQDNSISVQDKGRGMPTGMHKLGKPTPEVILTVLHAGGKFGQGGYKTSGGLHGVGASVVNALSEWLTVTIYREGTIYEQRFENGGKPVTTLEKKGTTRKTGTTIHFKPDPSIFSATVYNFDTLSERLRESAFLLKGFKIELIDKRHNQHEVFHYETGIEAFVTYLNEEKDTLHPVVSFEGFQNSIEVEFAFQFNDGYSETILSFVNNVRTKDGGTHESGAKTAMTRAFNEYARKVNLLKEKDKNLEGTDIREGLGAIVSVRIPEELLQFEGQTKGKLGTSEARSSVDAVISEQLAYFLEENPDVSSLLVKKAIKAAQAREAARKAREDARNGKKRKRQETVLSGKLTPAQSRNPQKNELYLVEGDSAGGSAKQGRDRRFQAVLPLRGKVINTEKAKLQDIFKNEEISTIIHAIGGGVGAEFEVDDINYDKIVIMTDADTDGAHIQVLLLTFFYRYMKPLVEAGKVFIALPPLYKVSKGTGKKEVLEYAWSDEELQGAIKKVGKGYIIQRYKGLGEMNADQLWETTMNPDTRTLIRVRIDDAARADRRVTTLMGDKVEPRRKWIESNVAFGLEEDPNILDNENVVTVAEEDAQ, encoded by the coding sequence ATGGCTCAAAAGCAAAAATTTAATTATAACGAAGACGCGATTCAAGTATTAGAGGGATTAGATGCTGTTCGTAAACGACCAGGAATGTATATAGGTAGCACAGATACAAGAGGGCTTCATCACTTGGTTTATGAAATTGTTGATAACTCCGTTGATGAAGCATTAGCAGGGTATGGTGAAGAAATCATTGTAACCATTCATCAAGATAACTCTATTTCAGTGCAGGACAAAGGGCGCGGAATGCCGACGGGTATGCATAAATTAGGAAAACCTACGCCGGAAGTTATTTTAACAGTACTTCATGCTGGAGGTAAGTTCGGACAAGGTGGCTATAAAACAAGCGGTGGTTTACATGGTGTAGGTGCATCGGTTGTAAATGCGTTATCTGAATGGTTAACGGTTACAATTTACCGAGAAGGAACTATTTATGAACAGCGCTTTGAAAACGGCGGGAAACCTGTTACAACGCTAGAAAAAAAAGGAACAACGAGAAAAACAGGAACGACAATTCACTTTAAGCCAGATCCATCAATTTTTTCAGCGACTGTTTACAACTTTGATACGTTAAGCGAACGCTTACGTGAATCAGCGTTCTTGTTAAAAGGTTTTAAAATTGAACTAATTGATAAGAGACATAACCAGCACGAAGTGTTTCACTATGAAACGGGAATTGAAGCTTTTGTTACATATTTAAATGAAGAAAAAGACACGCTGCATCCAGTTGTTTCTTTTGAAGGCTTTCAGAATAGTATTGAAGTCGAATTTGCTTTTCAATTTAATGATGGCTACTCAGAGACGATTTTATCCTTTGTTAATAACGTTCGTACAAAAGATGGTGGGACGCACGAATCGGGAGCAAAAACGGCAATGACACGTGCGTTTAATGAATATGCAAGGAAAGTAAACCTTTTGAAAGAAAAAGATAAGAATCTTGAAGGAACGGATATACGTGAAGGGTTAGGTGCCATTGTTTCGGTTCGTATTCCTGAAGAACTTCTTCAATTTGAAGGTCAAACAAAAGGGAAGCTTGGAACAAGTGAAGCGCGTTCGTCTGTAGATGCCGTGATCTCTGAACAATTAGCCTACTTTCTAGAGGAAAACCCAGACGTCAGCTCGCTGCTTGTAAAAAAAGCTATTAAAGCTGCTCAGGCAAGAGAAGCTGCGAGAAAAGCAAGAGAAGACGCACGTAATGGAAAGAAAAGAAAGCGTCAAGAAACAGTGTTAAGTGGCAAGTTAACACCTGCACAGTCACGCAATCCTCAAAAAAATGAGCTATATTTAGTTGAGGGAGATTCAGCGGGTGGTTCTGCTAAACAAGGACGTGACCGTCGTTTCCAAGCCGTATTGCCTTTGAGAGGGAAAGTTATTAATACGGAAAAAGCAAAACTTCAAGATATCTTTAAGAATGAAGAAATTAGCACAATCATTCATGCAATTGGTGGAGGTGTTGGAGCTGAGTTTGAAGTGGATGATATCAACTATGACAAAATCGTCATTATGACTGATGCAGATACGGATGGTGCTCATATCCAAGTATTACTTTTAACATTTTTCTACCGTTATATGAAACCATTAGTTGAAGCAGGGAAAGTATTTATTGCTCTTCCACCTCTTTATAAAGTAAGCAAAGGAACTGGGAAGAAAGAAGTTCTAGAATATGCTTGGAGCGATGAAGAATTACAAGGAGCAATAAAAAAAGTAGGAAAAGGCTATATCATTCAGCGCTATAAAGGTTTAGGAGAAATGAACGCAGATCAGCTATGGGAAACAACCATGAATCCTGATACAAGAACGCTCATTCGAGTGCGTATCGATGACGCAGCACGAGCAGACCGCCGCGTTACTACCTTGATGGGTGATAAAGTAGAACCGAGAAGGAAATGGATTGAAAGCAACGTTGCATTTGGACTCGAAGAAGATCCAAATATTTTAGATAATGAAAATGTAGTAACGGTCGCAGAGGAGGACGCACAATGA